In Juglans regia cultivar Chandler chromosome 5, Walnut 2.0, whole genome shotgun sequence, the following are encoded in one genomic region:
- the LOC109004037 gene encoding germin-like protein subfamily 2 member 1 has protein sequence MVAIVALVVTTFAIFFGAAAADPDLLQDVCVADLASGLKVNGFTCKDVANISAADFFFEGLAKPGLTNNTFGSLVTAANVQKIPGLNTLGVSLSRIDYAPGGLNPPHTHPRATEIVFVLDGELDVGFITTANVLISKSIKKGEIFVFPKGLVHFQKNNGKVPAAVLAAFNSQLPGTQSIAATLFAATPAVPDNVLTKAFQVGTKEVEKIKSRFAPKK, from the exons ATGGTGGCCATTGTCGCGCTGGTTGTTACGACTTTTGCTATATTCTTCGGCGCTGCTGCCGCAGATCCTGACTTGCTTCAAGATGTTTGTGTTGCCGATCTCGCTTCTG GTCTGAAAGTCAATGGGTTCACCTGCAAAGACGTGGCAAACATATCTGCCGCAGACTTCTTCTTTGAGGGTTTAGCCAAGCCAGGCCTCACCAACAACACTTTTGGTTCTCTGGTCACTGCAGCCAATGTTCAAAAAATTCCAGGCCTTAACACCCTCGGTGTCTCGCTCTCCCGCATTGATTATGCCCCCGGCGGCCTTAACCCGCCTCACACTCACCCGCGTGCCACTGAGATAGTGTTTGTGCTCGATGGTGAATTGGACGTGGGGTTCATAACCACAGCAAATGTGCTCATATCTAAGTCCATCAAGAAGGGTGAGATATTTGTGTTCCCAAAGGGGTTGGTACATTTTCAGAAGAACAATGGTAAGGTGCCTGCAGCTGTGCTAGCTGCGTTTAACAGCCAGTTGCCAGGCACACAGTCCATTGCTGCCACCTTGTTTGCCGCGACACCGGCGGTGCCCGACAATGTCTTGACTAAGGCATTCCAAGTGGGTACGAAGGAGGTTGAGAAAATCAAGTCTAGGTTTGCTCCCAAGAAGTAG